One Yoonia sp. BS5-3 genomic window carries:
- the ilvN gene encoding acetolactate synthase small subunit has protein sequence MSPLKIKKGSTSHSAYELRPTFSDREEQHTLAILVENEPGVLARVIGLFSGRGYNIDSLTVAEVDHLGHRSRITIVTTGTPQIITQIKAQLGRIVDVHKVNDLTVEGPSVERELALFKVVGQGEHRIEAVRLADIFRANVVDSTLESFVFEITGTSEKIDAFAELMQPLGLEEIARTGVAALSRGASA, from the coding sequence ATGTCACCGCTTAAGATCAAAAAAGGCTCAACCAGCCATTCAGCCTACGAACTCCGCCCCACCTTTTCGGACCGGGAGGAACAGCACACGCTGGCCATTCTTGTCGAAAATGAACCGGGGGTTCTGGCCCGTGTCATCGGGTTATTTTCCGGGCGCGGTTATAACATCGACAGCCTAACCGTGGCCGAGGTGGATCACCTGGGCCACCGCAGCCGCATCACAATCGTCACGACCGGAACGCCGCAGATCATCACGCAGATCAAGGCTCAGCTGGGGCGGATCGTGGATGTCCATAAGGTCAATGACCTGACCGTCGAAGGGCCATCGGTTGAACGCGAGCTGGCACTCTTTAAAGTTGTGGGGCAAGGCGAACACCGCATCGAGGCAGTCCGCCTGGCGGATATTTTCCGGGCCAATGTTGTCGACAGCACGTTGGAATCATTTGTGTTTGAGATCACTGGAACGTCAGAAAAAATTGACGCCTTCGCTGAACTTATGCAACCATTGGGATTAGAGGAAATCGCGCGTACCGGCGTTGCCGCTTTGTCGCGCGGGGCCTCTGCCTAA
- a CDS encoding acetolactate synthase 3 large subunit, which translates to MTNAMTGAKMVVQALIDQGVDVVFGYPGGAVLPIYDEIFQQNHIQHVLVRHEQGAVHAAEGYARATGKPGVALVTSGPGATNAVTGLTDALMDSIPIIVLTGQVPTFMIGSDAFQEADTVGITRPCTKHNWLVKETDKLAPTLHEAFHIATSGRPGPVVIDIPKDVQFATGTYTQARDVETHYNPPVKGDIEMITELAKAMETAKKPIFYTGGGVINSGPAASQLLRELVAATGFPITSTLMGLGCYPASGDNWIGMLGMHGLYEANMAMHDCDLMINIGARFDDRITGRLDAFSPNSTKAHIDIDPSSINKVIKVDIPILGDVAHVLEDLLNVWKSRGRKTDKEAVGQWWHQINDWKKVDCLSYKQEGKIIKPQYALQRLEELTKKHDRYICTEVGQHQMWAAQYLGFEDPNRWMTSGGLGTMGYGFPASIGVQMGHPDALVINVAGEASWLMNMQELGTAMQYRLPVKQFILNNERLGMVRQWQELLHGERYSSSWSESLPDFVKLAEAFGAKGIQCHDPDTLDDAIMEMITHDGPVLFDCLVEKHENCFPMIPSGKAHNEMLLGADADTANAIQAGGAVLV; encoded by the coding sequence ATGACAAATGCCATGACGGGCGCAAAAATGGTGGTGCAAGCTCTGATCGATCAGGGCGTGGACGTCGTCTTTGGATATCCCGGTGGCGCCGTCCTACCGATCTATGACGAGATCTTTCAGCAAAACCACATCCAGCACGTTTTGGTGCGCCACGAACAAGGCGCGGTGCATGCCGCCGAAGGATACGCCCGGGCAACCGGCAAACCCGGCGTTGCACTGGTAACATCCGGCCCCGGGGCAACCAATGCGGTCACCGGGCTGACCGATGCGCTGATGGACAGCATCCCGATCATCGTGCTGACCGGTCAGGTGCCCACATTCATGATCGGCTCGGACGCATTCCAAGAGGCCGACACCGTTGGCATCACCCGCCCCTGCACCAAACATAACTGGCTGGTCAAGGAAACCGACAAGCTGGCCCCCACCCTGCATGAGGCGTTCCATATCGCCACATCTGGCCGCCCTGGCCCCGTGGTTATCGACATTCCCAAGGACGTGCAGTTCGCCACGGGCACTTACACGCAGGCGCGCGATGTCGAAACCCATTACAACCCGCCGGTCAAAGGCGACATAGAGATGATCACAGAACTGGCCAAAGCCATGGAAACGGCGAAAAAGCCGATCTTCTATACAGGCGGCGGCGTGATCAACTCAGGGCCCGCCGCGTCGCAATTGCTGCGCGAACTGGTGGCCGCCACCGGCTTTCCGATCACCTCAACCCTGATGGGGCTGGGCTGCTATCCGGCCTCTGGCGACAATTGGATCGGCATGCTGGGCATGCACGGGCTGTACGAGGCGAATATGGCCATGCATGACTGCGATCTGATGATCAACATCGGCGCGCGGTTTGACGACCGGATCACCGGGCGGCTGGATGCGTTCAGCCCGAACTCGACCAAGGCGCATATCGATATCGATCCGTCTTCGATCAACAAGGTGATCAAGGTCGATATCCCGATTCTGGGCGACGTGGCCCATGTGCTCGAGGACTTGCTGAACGTCTGGAAATCCCGCGGCCGCAAAACCGATAAAGAGGCCGTCGGCCAATGGTGGCACCAGATCAACGATTGGAAAAAGGTCGATTGCCTGTCCTACAAACAGGAAGGCAAGATCATCAAACCGCAATATGCTTTGCAGCGGCTTGAGGAACTGACCAAAAAGCACGACCGCTACATCTGCACCGAAGTGGGCCAGCACCAAATGTGGGCCGCGCAATATCTGGGGTTTGAAGACCCCAACCGCTGGATGACCTCCGGTGGGCTCGGGACCATGGGCTACGGCTTCCCCGCCTCTATCGGCGTGCAAATGGGGCATCCCGATGCGCTGGTGATCAACGTCGCGGGAGAGGCCTCGTGGCTGATGAACATGCAGGAACTGGGCACGGCAATGCAGTACCGCCTGCCCGTCAAACAGTTCATCCTGAACAACGAACGCTTGGGCATGGTGCGGCAATGGCAGGAACTGCTGCACGGGGAACGCTACTCTTCCAGCTGGTCCGAAAGCCTGCCCGATTTCGTCAAACTGGCCGAGGCTTTTGGGGCCAAGGGCATCCAATGCCACGACCCTGACACGCTGGATGATGCAATCATGGAGATGATCACCCACGACGGGCCGGTCCTGTTCGATTGTCTGGTCGAAAAGCACGAAAACTGCTTCCCGATGATCCCTTCAGGCAAGGCACATAACGAAATGCTGCTGGGCGCAGATGCCGATACGGCAAACGCCATTCAGGCGGGCGGTGCGGTGTTGGTCTAA
- the yghU gene encoding glutathione-dependent disulfide-bond oxidoreductase → MTDNPEYTPPKVWTWDAESGGKFASINRPIAGPTHDKELPKGAHPLQLYSLATPNGVKVTVMLEELLAAGHDAEYDAWLINIQEGDQFGSGFVDINPNSKIPALMDHDTGSRVFESGAILLYLAEKFGAFLPSGGQARTETLNWLFWLQGSAPYLGGGFGHFYAYAPEKFEYPINRFAMEAKRQLDVLDRRLAEAPYLGGDDYSIADMATAPWYGALVKGLLYDAATFLDVDSYTHVNRWADAVMSRPAYQRGKMVNRAWGDEAEQLRERHAASDFDSRTWDKIKPAGDDT, encoded by the coding sequence ATGACGGACAATCCTGAATATACCCCGCCCAAAGTTTGGACCTGGGACGCCGAAAGCGGCGGTAAGTTTGCCAGCATCAACCGGCCCATCGCCGGACCAACCCATGACAAAGAGTTGCCCAAAGGCGCACATCCTTTGCAGCTATATTCACTTGCAACGCCCAATGGGGTCAAAGTGACTGTGATGCTCGAAGAACTGCTCGCGGCTGGGCATGACGCCGAATATGACGCCTGGCTGATCAATATCCAGGAAGGTGATCAATTCGGCAGCGGCTTTGTGGACATCAACCCGAACTCCAAGATCCCTGCGCTGATGGATCACGACACCGGATCACGGGTGTTCGAAAGCGGGGCGATCTTGCTCTACCTTGCGGAAAAATTCGGGGCCTTCCTGCCATCAGGCGGCCAAGCGCGGACGGAAACGCTCAACTGGCTTTTCTGGCTGCAAGGCAGCGCGCCCTATCTGGGCGGGGGCTTCGGCCATTTCTACGCCTATGCGCCCGAGAAATTCGAATACCCGATCAACCGTTTCGCGATGGAGGCCAAGCGGCAACTTGACGTGCTCGACAGACGGCTGGCCGAGGCGCCTTATTTGGGCGGTGACGATTATTCTATCGCCGATATGGCGACCGCACCCTGGTACGGCGCCTTGGTCAAGGGGCTGCTTTATGATGCAGCGACATTCCTCGATGTGGACTCCTACACCCATGTGAACAGATGGGCAGACGCGGTCATGTCACGGCCCGCCTATCAACGGGGCAAAATGGTGAACCGGGCATGGGGCGACGAGGCCGAGCAATTGCGCGAACGGCACGCAGCCAGCGATTTCGACTCGCGAACCTGGGACAAGATCAAACCGGCAGGTGACGATACGTAA
- the eda gene encoding bifunctional 4-hydroxy-2-oxoglutarate aldolase/2-dehydro-3-deoxy-phosphogluconate aldolase gives MTPQDASTAAAKICLMAPVVPVLVVDDASLAGDLAQALITGGLPALEVTLRTPAALDVIREMAKVPGGVVGAGTLLTPKDVENAKEAGATFGVSPGATDILLQACEANDMPLLPGTATATEAMRLLERGYTVQKFFPAEANGGVAALKGIGAPIPQVKFCPTGGIDLKKASDYLALSNTLCVGGSWVAPKDMVNAKDWAGITALAKEAAALN, from the coding sequence ATGACCCCACAAGACGCCTCAACCGCTGCCGCTAAAATCTGCCTGATGGCACCTGTTGTTCCTGTGCTTGTCGTTGATGACGCAAGCCTGGCAGGCGATCTGGCACAGGCGCTGATCACCGGCGGTTTGCCCGCGTTGGAGGTGACGCTGCGCACCCCTGCGGCGCTTGATGTTATTCGGGAAATGGCCAAAGTGCCCGGCGGCGTTGTCGGCGCAGGCACGCTTTTGACACCCAAAGATGTGGAAAACGCCAAAGAGGCAGGGGCGACCTTTGGTGTCTCGCCCGGGGCGACCGATATCTTGCTCCAGGCTTGCGAGGCCAACGACATGCCCCTGCTGCCCGGCACTGCCACGGCAACAGAAGCGATGCGCCTGCTAGAGCGGGGTTATACCGTGCAAAAATTCTTCCCGGCCGAGGCCAATGGCGGCGTTGCGGCCCTCAAAGGGATCGGCGCGCCAATCCCGCAGGTCAAATTCTGCCCAACCGGCGGGATCGACCTGAAAAAGGCCAGCGATTATCTGGCGCTGAGCAATACGCTCTGCGTGGGTGGGTCTTGGGTGGCGCCCAAGGACATGGTGAATGCCAAAGACTGGGCAGGCATCACGGCACTGGCCAAAGAGGCAGCGGCGCTCAACTAA
- a CDS encoding YbaK/EbsC family protein codes for MSKSLKRVSKALAEAGLNITPLEMEAETRTAQQAADAAGCALDQIAKSVIFAGQSSGQAILFITAGGNQVDSDKASTVAGEPLGKADAALIRAQTGFAIGGVSPVGHLNPIRAFIDPRLLEFDEIFAAAGTPRHIFPIAPDKLLAISGAQVSDFTRLSK; via the coding sequence ATGAGCAAAAGTCTAAAACGGGTCAGCAAAGCACTGGCGGAGGCGGGGCTGAATATCACGCCGCTGGAAATGGAGGCCGAGACGCGCACAGCACAACAAGCGGCCGATGCGGCTGGCTGCGCGCTGGACCAAATCGCCAAATCGGTGATTTTCGCGGGGCAAAGCAGCGGCCAAGCGATCCTGTTTATCACAGCAGGCGGCAATCAGGTGGATAGCGACAAAGCCAGCACCGTTGCGGGTGAACCCCTGGGCAAGGCTGATGCGGCCCTGATCCGGGCGCAAACCGGATTTGCGATTGGCGGGGTGTCCCCTGTCGGGCACCTTAATCCGATCCGGGCCTTTATCGATCCACGGCTGCTGGAATTTGATGAAATCTTCGCGGCAGCAGGCACACCGCGGCATATTTTCCCGATTGCACCCGATAAATTACTGGCAATATCAGGCGCGCAAGTATCTGATTTTACGCGACTTTCAAAATAA
- a CDS encoding arginyltransferase has translation MRHTLPIAPQFYVTAPQPCPYLEGRMERKLFTALQGDMATKLNDALSKQGFRRSQNVLYRPSCAECSACMSARIDVSKFSPGRSQRRILKRAGHLARRATSPWATEEQYALFREYLDGRHATGGMADMDMFEFAAMVEETPIRSRLIEYNEGAALRAVCLTDILDDGLSMVYSFFEPTLERLSLGTYIILDHIAIAQELDLPYVYLGYWVPGSPKMDYKAKFKGLEVYRNGAWNPLGDPSAYDADVHPLSTDPIAEQVARINLPDGRS, from the coding sequence ATGCGCCACACGCTTCCTATTGCACCGCAGTTCTATGTAACTGCACCGCAACCATGCCCTTATCTTGAGGGGCGGATGGAGCGTAAACTGTTCACGGCCCTGCAGGGCGACATGGCGACAAAATTGAATGATGCGCTGTCCAAGCAAGGGTTTCGACGCTCGCAAAATGTCCTTTATCGGCCATCTTGCGCGGAATGCTCGGCCTGTATGTCCGCCCGGATCGACGTGTCGAAATTCAGCCCCGGGCGCAGCCAGCGGCGCATTTTGAAACGGGCTGGCCATTTAGCGCGGCGCGCAACCTCGCCTTGGGCCACCGAAGAGCAATATGCGCTGTTTCGTGAATATCTGGACGGGCGGCACGCAACCGGGGGTATGGCGGACATGGATATGTTCGAATTTGCCGCCATGGTCGAAGAAACGCCCATCCGCTCGCGCCTGATCGAATATAACGAAGGGGCAGCATTACGTGCCGTCTGCCTGACCGACATCCTCGATGATGGCTTGTCGATGGTTTATTCCTTCTTTGAACCAACGCTCGAACGGCTATCGCTGGGGACGTATATCATCCTCGATCACATCGCGATTGCGCAGGAATTGGACCTGCCTTACGTCTATTTAGGCTATTGGGTGCCCGGCAGCCCCAAGATGGATTACAAAGCCAAGTTCAAAGGGCTTGAGGTCTACCGCAACGGCGCTTGGAATCCCCTTGGCGACCCCAGCGCCTATGATGCCGATGTGCACCCGCTTTCAACCGATCCGATCGCCGAACAGGTGGCCCGGATCAACCTGCCTGACGGGCGCAGCTAG
- a CDS encoding polysaccharide deacetylase family protein, translated as MIPKWLASLTAIFIISISAASAQTREIAVTIDDLPFVRYGGTTSEQGLVQVNAINAALAAHDIRATGFVIGNQINRNTAPILNSFAAAGHRIGNHSWSHPSYDELTRRAFRRETRRTHRALAPWIDTPLLYRFPYLHEGETPQTKQAAEEVLAALGYTNVPVTIDNDEWRFNADYVDALTAGDTDLAQAIAEDYLEHMRERTAHFQALGHQALGRDVKHILLLHLNQINADHLGTLLDWYADNGWVFITVQEALTDPLYSAPDLYAGARGLSQIERVMGQQSD; from the coding sequence ATGATCCCTAAATGGCTCGCAAGCCTGACAGCCATTTTCATCATTAGCATTAGCGCGGCTTCCGCCCAAACCCGCGAAATTGCGGTGACCATCGATGATCTGCCCTTTGTGCGCTACGGCGGCACGACGTCCGAACAGGGGCTTGTACAAGTCAACGCAATCAACGCAGCCTTGGCGGCGCATGATATCCGCGCCACCGGATTTGTGATCGGCAATCAGATCAATCGCAATACCGCGCCCATCCTGAATAGCTTTGCGGCGGCAGGGCATCGCATCGGCAATCACAGCTGGTCCCATCCCAGCTACGATGAACTGACACGCCGGGCCTTTCGGCGCGAAACCCGGCGCACGCACCGGGCCTTGGCGCCATGGATCGACACGCCCCTGCTCTACCGGTTTCCCTATCTGCACGAAGGTGAAACACCACAGACGAAACAGGCCGCCGAAGAGGTGCTGGCGGCGCTTGGCTACACCAATGTCCCCGTGACCATCGACAATGATGAGTGGCGGTTCAACGCAGATTACGTAGACGCGCTGACCGCGGGCGACACCGATCTCGCCCAGGCGATTGCGGAGGACTATCTCGAGCATATGCGCGAACGCACCGCCCATTTCCAGGCCTTGGGCCATCAAGCGCTTGGCCGGGACGTCAAACATATTCTGCTGTTGCATCTCAATCAGATCAACGCAGACCATTTAGGGACCCTGCTGGATTGGTATGCCGATAACGGCTGGGTCTTCATTACCGTGCAAGAGGCTTTGACCGACCCGCTTTACAGCGCACCTGATCTGTACGCAGGCGCGCGCGGGCTATCGCAGATCGAACGGGTCATGGGGCAGCAAAGCGACTGA
- a CDS encoding DUF2852 domain-containing protein, which translates to MNTATSHSPMAFETRPGFFGRAEAWLDERGKGAWIAAMVLGFIFVWPVGLALLAYMIWSKRMFNSSCTAMTRSRTRHMSKTSGNSAFDAYKVETLRRLEEEQDKFEAFLERLREAKDKAEFDQFMNERANRNDQDDTDPSNAAA; encoded by the coding sequence ATGAACACCGCCACGTCCCATTCCCCAATGGCCTTTGAGACCCGCCCCGGATTTTTCGGCCGTGCCGAGGCATGGCTTGATGAGCGCGGCAAAGGCGCATGGATTGCCGCCATGGTCCTGGGCTTCATCTTCGTCTGGCCCGTCGGCCTTGCCCTTCTCGCTTATATGATCTGGAGCAAACGCATGTTCAATTCTTCCTGCACCGCCATGACCCGCAGCCGGACGCGCCATATGTCCAAAACATCCGGGAACAGCGCCTTTGACGCCTATAAGGTTGAAACGCTGCGCCGCCTGGAGGAAGAGCAGGACAAGTTCGAAGCCTTCCTGGAACGCCTGCGCGAAGCCAAAGACAAGGCAGAGTTTGATCAGTTCATGAACGAGCGGGCCAACCGCAACGATCAAGACGACACTGATCCAAGCAACGCAGCGGCGTAA
- a CDS encoding glutamine-synthetase adenylyltransferase: MNFASAMTRCPRPYDPDRGQDVLQSVPALQGDLAALITGTAGCSPYLAGLIQAEAAWLPGALDDPIAAVSTVLRDLPQIAPDALPQELRQAKRRIALITALADLGGVWPLEQVTQILTDFADAAVQSSLSALVAAEVARGKLPPSDDPQDCGGMVVLAMGKMGAGELNYSSDIDLICLFDETRFDPDDYHDIRAAFIRATRRMASMLSDVTKGGYVFRTDLRLRPDASVTPVCLSMEAAERYYESVGRTWERAAYIKARACAGDLAAGARFLETLSPFVWRKHLDFAAIQDAHDMRLKIRHHKGLGGPLTLEGHNMKLGRGGIREIEFFTQTRQLIAGGRDPSLRVRTTKEGLSRVAAAGWVPEDVAATLYDHYVFHREIEHRVQMVNDAQTHDLPQDEAGFDRLAAFMGLERATLCSDLTARLTGVHELTEGFFAPEPAEPIPTAWGADVIARWHSYPALRSARATEIFDRLTPEIMTRLQEAARPDEALAQFDQFLSGLPAGVQLFSLFEANPQLTQLIVDIAATAPALSQYLSRNAGVLDAVLGGTFFADWPGLPVLTEAIQAALDPLDDYEDKLVAARRWAKEWHFRIGVHHLRGLISAEDAGAQYAQLAEAVLVGVWPVVVHEFARKHGPMPGRGGVILGMGSLGAGRLNAGSDLDLIMVYDAAGIESSDGRRPLATRPYFARLTQALVTALSAPMSEGRLYEVDMRLRPSGRQGPVATSFDAFRDYQQNQAWTWEHLALTRGRSIAGDATLMDEIEQFRQTLLASKSDGATILADVADMRARLADAKPAQGPWDAKTGPGRLQDIELLAQTAALRACTPARDAAAQIAAGRAAGWLTPDDADTLTDAADLLWKMQAATSLLTGATLDPDAVGEGGRRFILRETGAHDLQDLRARLEHAHGAADGIIAKMLKGQIS; this comes from the coding sequence ATGAATTTTGCCTCTGCCATGACCCGTTGTCCCCGGCCTTATGACCCTGATCGCGGGCAGGATGTTTTGCAATCTGTGCCTGCGTTGCAGGGCGATCTTGCGGCATTGATCACCGGTACGGCGGGATGTAGCCCTTATCTGGCGGGTCTTATTCAGGCCGAGGCCGCGTGGCTGCCCGGTGCGCTGGATGATCCGATTGCCGCCGTTTCCACCGTTTTGCGCGATCTGCCGCAGATTGCGCCTGATGCTTTGCCGCAAGAGCTGCGACAGGCCAAGCGCCGTATCGCGTTGATCACAGCCCTTGCTGATCTGGGCGGCGTTTGGCCGCTGGAGCAGGTCACACAAATCCTGACCGATTTTGCCGATGCGGCGGTCCAAAGCAGCTTGTCAGCCTTGGTCGCGGCTGAGGTCGCGCGTGGCAAGCTGCCGCCCAGCGATGATCCGCAAGATTGCGGCGGTATGGTTGTGCTGGCCATGGGCAAGATGGGCGCGGGCGAGCTGAATTATTCATCCGACATCGATCTGATTTGTCTTTTCGACGAAACCCGTTTTGACCCCGATGATTATCACGATATACGTGCCGCCTTTATCCGTGCGACCCGCCGCATGGCCAGCATGCTGTCCGATGTCACAAAGGGCGGCTATGTGTTTCGGACCGATCTGCGCTTGCGCCCTGATGCCTCAGTCACGCCTGTTTGTCTGTCGATGGAAGCGGCCGAGCGTTACTATGAAAGTGTTGGCCGCACATGGGAACGGGCTGCTTATATCAAGGCGCGGGCCTGCGCGGGTGATTTGGCGGCAGGCGCGCGTTTTTTGGAAACGCTGTCCCCTTTTGTTTGGCGCAAGCATCTGGACTTTGCCGCGATCCAAGATGCCCATGACATGCGTCTGAAGATCCGCCATCACAAGGGTCTGGGCGGTCCGTTGACCTTGGAAGGTCACAATATGAAGCTGGGGCGCGGCGGCATTCGCGAGATTGAGTTCTTTACCCAGACCCGCCAGTTGATCGCTGGCGGCCGTGATCCCAGCCTGCGCGTGCGCACCACCAAAGAGGGGCTGTCCCGCGTCGCCGCAGCAGGCTGGGTGCCTGAAGATGTGGCTGCAACGCTTTATGATCACTATGTTTTTCATCGTGAGATTGAGCATCGTGTCCAGATGGTCAACGACGCCCAGACCCATGATCTGCCCCAAGATGAGGCCGGTTTTGACCGTTTGGCGGCGTTTATGGGCCTGGAACGTGCAACGCTTTGTTCTGATTTGACGGCCCGCCTAACGGGTGTGCATGAACTGACCGAAGGCTTCTTTGCCCCTGAACCTGCAGAACCCATCCCGACCGCTTGGGGTGCTGATGTGATTGCCCGTTGGCACAGTTACCCCGCCTTGCGATCGGCCCGCGCAACTGAGATTTTTGACCGGTTGACCCCCGAAATCATGACCCGCCTGCAAGAGGCCGCCCGCCCGGATGAGGCGTTGGCCCAGTTCGACCAGTTTCTGTCGGGCCTGCCTGCGGGTGTGCAGCTGTTTTCCTTGTTTGAGGCAAACCCGCAGTTGACCCAGCTGATCGTCGATATTGCCGCGACGGCCCCGGCGCTATCGCAATATCTGTCGCGCAACGCAGGCGTGCTGGACGCGGTTCTGGGCGGTACCTTCTTTGCCGATTGGCCGGGCCTGCCGGTTTTGACGGAAGCAATACAGGCCGCACTCGATCCGCTGGACGATTATGAGGATAAGCTGGTCGCCGCCCGCCGCTGGGCCAAAGAATGGCATTTCCGCATTGGTGTGCATCATCTGCGCGGTCTGATCTCGGCCGAGGATGCGGGCGCGCAATATGCGCAATTGGCCGAGGCTGTACTTGTAGGCGTTTGGCCTGTTGTCGTGCATGAATTTGCCCGCAAACATGGGCCGATGCCGGGGCGCGGCGGTGTTATCTTAGGCATGGGGTCGTTGGGTGCAGGCCGTTTGAACGCGGGATCGGATCTTGATCTGATCATGGTGTATGACGCAGCGGGTATCGAGAGCTCTGACGGGCGCCGCCCCCTTGCGACCCGGCCTTATTTCGCCCGGTTGACCCAGGCATTGGTCACAGCCCTGAGCGCCCCAATGTCAGAGGGCCGCCTGTATGAGGTCGACATGCGCTTGCGCCCATCCGGGCGTCAGGGTCCTGTCGCCACCTCCTTTGACGCTTTCCGCGATTATCAACAAAATCAGGCCTGGACCTGGGAACATCTGGCCCTGACGCGTGGCCGCTCTATTGCGGGTGATGCGACATTGATGGATGAGATTGAGCAGTTTCGGCAGACGCTGCTGGCCAGCAAATCAGATGGCGCCACGATCTTGGCCGATGTTGCTGATATGCGTGCCCGTCTGGCCGATGCAAAACCGGCGCAAGGCCCGTGGGATGCCAAAACGGGGCCAGGCCGTTTGCAGGATATTGAGCTTTTGGCCCAAACTGCCGCCCTGCGCGCATGTACGCCCGCCCGCGACGCGGCTGCGCAGATCGCAGCCGGTCGCGCGGCCGGCTGGCTGACGCCCGACGATGCTGACACTTTGACCGATGCCGCTGATTTGCTTTGGAAAATGCAGGCTGCAACCAGCCTTCTGACCGGCGCGACGCTTGATCCCGATGCTGTGGGCGAGGGGGGCAGACGTTTTATCTTGCGTGAGACAGGCGCGCATGATTTGCAAGACCTGCGCGCGCGATTGGAGCACGCGCACGGGGCGGCTGATGGCATTATCGCGAAAATGTTGAAAGGGCAGATATCATGA